One Fusarium falciforme chromosome 1, complete sequence genomic window carries:
- a CDS encoding Ipa protein: MTLSHPETLRDLHQDLVQKYKVHGARVDEIWRSLSKSQRKHCMQAGATDGEVLKHPLDISLGAVYKFIPEWNLRDISEPGSDFFLELLKHIATTTLVQQYCGFNGGLGDYHHIVNVMDRTYLRHADSFEDCYTFFIDEKYGVSIKLSHEKEKSLAVFAPAVRANVCVPQSFGQLVLDRQMMLLQCLNVMAEDVLRMGPRTKDQQQSFKNDEGDGLACAFSSLSVRDTTGKIELRDLVASARDRMSALEERVDLLRTESIMLAHAVNAVFFSRPDLVPDEKGRVLPVHTDKFIGAAFFDAVDIGIQAGATWAYITRCIELLEGSTNKAYRGTILQELSNVCHLQYSRAQAQFKRHPATGSGSKRFRRIANQFDKAGNSRLHMKVNVAELTRSDPQCHYLLRLCQSETTTAKAAEWLKKLGELYASHPSERERLVEREAESLADFSVITGFVNDLTSSTSLPTASRKKGHIFVTKSQELEAELAPIKMEIDLRDYAAPIDNLIEPGMADKAFDAMEAHTVQKAGATLGCLYQALAEECIADLEDQCEQAQARKEQDGKAEQIPVLATQEPLEEQMESRRHKQKTRPTQPSAFKVATNTPEIEEQEPAQMSQTLSGSESTMNIFMKIFKKSEARGSVSWVSFEAAMADLGFSVHSKYSSVYTFRSLESMAIRKPVTLHRPHNGQVEGVRLLTLALRLKRTYGWSEQTFQVA; the protein is encoded by the coding sequence ATGACACTTTCACACCCGGAGACACTTCGAGACCTCCACCAAGACCTTGTGCAAAAGTACAAGGTCCACGGTGCGAGAGTGGACGAGATTTGGAGGTCGCTTTCGAAAAGTCAAAGGAAGCATTGCATGCAAGCTGGGGCAACAGACGGCGAAGTACTGAAGCACCCATTGGACATCAGCCTCGGCGCTGTTTACAAGTTCATACCGGAATGGAATCTTCGCGACATTTCAGAGCCCGGTTCTGACTTCTTCCTCGAACTTCTCAAACACATAGCGACGACCACCCTGGTCCAGCAGTACTGCGGGTTCAACGGCGGACTTGGCGATTACCACCACATCGTCAACGTGATGGATAGAACATACCTGCGCCACGCCGACTCCTTCGAAGACTGCTACACTTTCTTCATTGACGAAAAGTACGGAGTATCTATCAAGCTTTCGCACGAGAAGGAGAAGTCATTGGCTGTATTTGCGCCTGCAGTACGGGCCAATGTCTGCGTGCCACAGTCCTTTGGCCAATTGGTGCTTGACAGGCAAATGATGCTACTCCAATGCCTTAATGTCATGGCGGAAGACGTCCTGAGAATGGGACCACGGACAAAGGATCAACAGCAGTCATTCAAGAACGACGAGGGAGATGGACTAGCATGTGCCTTTTCTAGCCTATCTGTTCGAGACACCACAGGCAAGATCGAGCTCAGAGACCTCGTGGCCAGCGCTCGCGACCGAATGTCGGCTCTGGAGGAACGTGTCGACCTCCTCCGCACCGAGTCTATCATGCTTGCCCATGCCGTCAATGCTGTATTCTTTAGTCGCCCGGACCTTGTCCCCGATGAGAAGGGACGTGTGTTGCCGGTGCACACTGACAAGTTCATCGGTGCCGCCTTCTTTGATGCTGTTGATATTGGCATCCAGGCTGGGGCTACCTGGGCCTACATCACTCGTTGTATTGAGCTACTAGAAGGCTCAACTAACAAAGCATACAGAGGAACTATTCTTCAAGAACTTTCCAATGTGTGCCACCTCCAATACTCCCGGGCGCAAGCTCAATTCAAGCGGCACCCCGCAACGGGAAGTGGCTCCAAGCGGTTCAGGCGCATCGCCAATCAGTTCGACAAAGCTGGTAACTCACGCCTCCACATGAAAGTCAATGTAGCGGAATTGACCAGGAGCGACCCTCAATGTCACTACCTCCTGCGACTGTGCCAATCCGAAACCACCACTGCAAAGGCCGCAGAGTGGTTGAAGAAACTGGGCGAACTTTACGCTTCTCATCCTTCGGAGCGCGAGCGACTGGTTGAACGGGAAGCCGAGTCTCTGGCCGATTTCTCTGTCATCACTGGATTTGTCAACGACCTTACCTCGTCGACCTCCCTCCCCACGGCTTCCCGCAAGAAGGGCCATATATTCGTCACGAAGAGTCAAGAGCTCGAAGCCGAGCTAGCGCCAATCAAGATGGAGATTGACTTGCGCGACTATGCTGCCCCCATCGACAACCTTATCGAGCCTGGAATGGCTGATAAAGCCTTCGACGCAATGGAAGCGCACACTGTCCAGAAGGCTGGCGCAACGCTGGGATGCCTCTACCAGGCCTTGGCCGAGGAGTGTATCGCTGATCTCGAGGATCAATGCGAGCAAGCTCAAGCGCGAAAGGAGCAGGACGGCAAGGCTGAGCAGATTCCGGTGCTAGCCACGCAAGAGCCTCTGGAGGAGCAGATGGAAAGTCGAAGGCACAAACAGAAGACGCGGCCTACTCAACCTTCCGCCTTCAAAGTAGCTACGAACACGCCGGAGATTGAAGAGCAGGAGCCTGCGCAGATGTCGCAGACCCTGAGTGGGAGCGAGTCGACCATGAATATCTTTATGAAGATTTTCAAAAAGTCGGAAGCTCGAGGCTCAGTGAGTTGGGTGTCGTTCGAGGCGGCCATGGCCGATCTGGGTTTCTCGGTCCATTCGAAGTATAGCTCTGTCTATACGTTTCGGTCGCTTGAATCTATGGCGATTCGGAAGCCAGTAACCTTACACCGTCCGCACAATGGACAGGTCGAGGGCGTTAGACTTTTAACACTGGCACTGAGGTTGAAGCGCACCTATGGATGGAGTGAGCAGACGTTCCAAGTTGCTTGA